The sequence below is a genomic window from Bactrocera neohumeralis isolate Rockhampton chromosome 4, APGP_CSIRO_Bneo_wtdbg2-racon-allhic-juicebox.fasta_v2, whole genome shotgun sequence.
TAGTGGAAATGATTCAGAATCGCACAAAAAGCTGTGAAGGTTAGGTTAAACTGGTAGGCAATAAGTCACACATAGCctagttttggtcctttgcgataccagatggagttcagttgctaggtccaaggGATgcagtcatcctttaggatgtcGGCGCTTGACACGAATTTTAACCGACTCTGTCGCCTCaatatcgatacctcctccagtgtatcataccgtggggactccagatgcttacagcgtagtcttgccgaTGCGGGACAAATGCAAAGGAGATGCTCAACTGTTTCCatggtgccctgctctaaacatttacagcagtcttctcgatctgtcagccccattctgcggaCGTGTGCCGTCATcggacagtgaccagttagaaTTCCAGATCATTTTTCTACAGTCTCTtgtatcgagtgccaatagaaaTGTTGTGTAATTCCGATCTACCGCAAATAATTATTATACCgaataaggaaaatatttttaacggaCCGGCCTTCCACCAAATTCGATTAAAATTTAgctaaattataattaaacattaCAATAAAATCTGATTTGACATTTAAATTTTGTGCCTCAGGTCATTCAACATGCTGCCCCAGCCGTCGTTAAGGTCGCCGCCCCCGCTCCAGTTGCCGTAGCGGCTCCAGCCATTTCTTACGCTGCACCCGCCCCGGCCATCTCATATGCCGCAGCCGCGCCCGCCATCTCGTACGCCGCACCCGCTCCAGCCATCTCGTACGCTGCACCCGCCATTAAATTAGCCGCACCCGCGATCTCCTATGCCGCAGCCGCTCCAGCCATCTCATACGCTGCACCCGCCATTAAATTGGCCGCCCCCTCGATCTCCTACGCTGCCGCTGCCCCATCAATTGTGAAGTACGCTGCTCCAGCCATCAGCTACGGAGGCGGTCTCAGTTTAGGCCACGGCTACCATTAAATGTATGACAACCGAACTGCAGCAAAAACGAAAGGATATACGATTACAGCAAGAACCCGAAGGCGAGACCACACCACAAACACGTGGGGTAGTGGAAAAGAAGGATGAATGCAACAAGGATTTATGGAATTACGGATTACATGCTTTACGTTATAGCGTCAGACGGCCATTTGGCGGTCAGCGCTTTTAAGTATTtgctcttttttttgttttttggtagTCACTAAATGGTTTAATAAGATTTTCTCAGATCTAAAGatctaaataatatatttcccTGCTCTCAATATGGGAATTCGCCTTACTTtacaatgaatttttttgtcattgttgtgatGAATTACAAATGTGTCGACAATaagaaccaacaacaacaaaagcgattCATCAGTACAACAATgttcaataacaacaacagcaagaacaacaaacaacaagaacGACAGCAAGCAGCCGCACGATATATGCAGATAAGAGGAGAGTGGAGTGTAAGAGCGTATGATGAGTGGCAGAAAATCACCGTTGTACGCTCTCAGCAATAATTGTTCTCTTCATCATTTTCATTAATCTCTCTatttcaaatgtattcaactaaataaataattgtttgaataaaatattcattatgGCAAGCCGAAATTAAGTTCACGATGGCATGGCAAAcaaaatatacacatgtacaacagcagcaacaacaacaaattgcgtCATTGCGTGCTCAAAATGGCGTCAACTGAGGAATGTGGTGCAAAATAATACGGAATTTGTCTATCAAAGGGTTTAATGAGGatatcatacatacatgcataaatatatattgtatttatttcaatgctttgtatatactattaagtaaaaaaggaataaaaaatgctaagtgaactttttcgttaaaaaatataatttgtgtgatttttattgaaagattagtcaaatatttataaataataataaaaacctaGCTTTCCCTGCTATGTTTGCGTTTACCCGccgaaaaaagaaaatcatctGTTGATGCTGCCCATTGCCTACACACAGGCGTTTCCACTCGGGCAATCTTCTGTTTTTTTCGCATCATATCCTCAGCTTCTCGTATGTTTCTTGTACACCGTACACAAAAATGTTTCTCGTTAGCTAATTTTTAACCGTAATCAGCCTTTTCTTTTGTAAAAGATTATATTATATTGTGTATATtcgtacagggtttgtccggaaagtaataggactgattatcttctgccgcgactgtacttcggagcgtgcgcgcaccgtcTGGATTCGGAAGAGGGCGTTTCTAGGTaatgaacgagcggctggtcagttgcctccgagcacctggagagtcaggacaaagaTTTTCGCGCGAcgatacgcgattaaattctgtgtgaaacttcgtaaatctgcgacagagaaattttttgatatgaaacagaaggcttacccagatgttgctttaacaagaagtggtgtgtttcggtggcaccaggcctttttggagggccgggaagaggtcgctgatgaagaccgaaagaatgagcaaatccaaagcgAAAACGATGCTCGTTGTCTTTTTTTgatatcaaaggcatcgtccaccattaATTTGtgcctcctggacaaaccgtcaaagggtcaatcgggtccgacaagacaaaTCAGCCGATTGGAAGCTGCACCAGggcaacgccccggctcacagcGCCTTCTTGTCAACAGCTACCTAATCAAGGCCGGCATCCTAACGCTTCCGCTCAGATGttgcccccggacttttttgtttcattgcctgaaaaggccgaggaaaggggatccaagcagcatgcacctcggctctcaaagcttttccggagaatgccttccgtgacgccttcaaggcttggaaatcgcgctggcagcgctgcatcgacgcaggaggagcctattttaaaagtttttaaagaattgtaaagattggttcaataaatttttttaaatcgactcagtcctattacttttcggacaaaccctgtaggtATATTTGAAACCAAATGGCAACCATTGCAATAATTTCAACAGGAAAAGGAATGCAGAACTGTGCGGCTGTGAACTGTTTTGAACAAGAATACAACAACATGAGCAAGGCAGTGTCGTTTGTGTCTTTCAGAATTCTTCCTCTTCTCGTTACCGCTCGTCAACAAACTACGAGTTCGGGCAACAAAAGACCTCGTCTGTAAACGCACtctaagtaaaatataatacatgGTTTTAGAACTGCGGTAAAAGCAAGATGTCAGTTGTTGATCATCTTAGCCAATAAAAACCATGAAATAATAAACGAAAAGTATTCGTTAATATGAACCGAATActtgaataaaatgaatttagAAACCTACATCGGCCAAGCACATACAAAGCAACAACCTCGAAACCCAaagacatattatatatttagcaAAGACATCAACCAATCGAACGGTTTCGCCTCGAATGGATATAGCTGGAGTCTTATGTGTTTTAAGGGTCCACGTTGCTTGGTTTGTTAACAATCTACACTCTATTTATTGGTCTGCCAAAATGACTCTACCATAAATCCAATATAACTCTGTTAATAAGACGTTCATGTGGTTAGTTCCATTTCGTAATAACAGCCAAGTCGCAAAGTCTGCGTTAGGCGTGGCCATTGCAAACTCTTTGGtcgacatttttaataaaatgtggtTGAAACACctttaattcttaaaattttgctCCCATgactatttttcaaataaggaaGTCCcatgaattattaattttcaagtaAATTATCTAAATAACAGTGAGCATGGCGTGCCTATAAAAGGAATCTGTTGGAAACCGCGCATTGTTCGGAAGCTATTTGTGAAAAATCTGGGTCAGAGCaatttaaaagaatataacAACACCCGTTATGTGCTAGTGACAGGCATCTAAGTTGCCTCAAACAATTTTGAGCAGTGGGAATATTTGTTGGCAGGCCATTAATAAGAGGCTAGTCTTCTACTTTCAAATTTCCATTTTGTGCATCACACTTATCAGCTCAGTATATAACGCAGTTCACCTCAGAAACTAATAACACAGTTTAAATACGAATTTGCAAATCAAACGGAAAAAGTCTTCAAAAACTCTTCGGTCATAGCAACGAAAATCTCAAGTCCATTCATTCACTCAtttcgcacatacatatttgtcacCAAACATAGGGTGCATGACGCCAGCCGAGCTGACGGCAGACGGCGGACCATAGGAGATCGCATGTTGCTACAATTCTGGCTGCAATTGGCATTTGCACACATTGCTAAGTGCTCAGAATAGAAACAGCAAGCGCTGAGCAATGCAGACATTTCAAGCAGCAGCATAAGAATCGATTCCGCCGCCACATCTTGCCAAAACGAGCCACTAGTCGTCGGCGCGAATTCGGGCTTCATGTCTTTCTTTTGTTGTAAAAAGCTTCGAGCGCCTCAAAATCCGATTGCAGTCGCTCTGCTTTGGGTGGTTGTGCATTTTTGCGCccttatttgtttgttatttattataccGTCGCAACCTGTTGCTTAGggtatactaatttttttgggCTAACTGTTGTTTGGAACATCCAAACGAGATATATAAtgatttgcatgtatgtatgtatgtatgtatggtcaAGAGGAAAATATGTGTTGTCTCCGTCGGACCATATGTAATAGCAAAAACTTGAGAACTTGCCAACCTGAAGCGGTTAGTATTTCAGCTGGCTGAAATCGaaccattgccacgcccaccgacccataattccggccactttttacgaatagcttcgcaaATGACACATAACACTCAATTAGTATTCCTAATTGACAGTTTGACCGGTCGGAAAGAATTCGGAGTAGATCACTTCTCGATTATCGAAGAAAACTACAAGTATTAACATAACCTTCATTTTTGATTTGCGCGACTTGGTTTTTTCAACTCCTGCTCACCTTTTCCACGATATTTCAAAAAGGTTTTCACTGATCCCTCCAAAAGTCCAACGATGCTGGTAAGACCTCTggctgttaatcgtcgattctcaagcaccaatttcccGACGTGTTGTTTATCAGtagatgttgatggccgtcctggacgtggttcgtccaAACAAAAACAGTTAGACGCGACAAACGATTATTATGTTTCGATACACCCGAACTTggctcttccttacttgcttttgtttcacttttacGCTACGTTTTTGCGCTCTTCAATGTAATCTTTCTAATTTACGATCGAACGCGTTGAACTATAAAAGTAACTGCTTGTCAGCTTAGTAATCACAGTTGACTTCTCCACCAACCGAGCGACTAGCAAGCAAATCGTGTGCGTGCGTTCAATAGACGTGTGAAAGAGTTCGCAAATAAATCACTTTAATCCTCCGCAACGCCTTCATATCCAGACATGAAATATCTGGTGAGGATAACGCGTGTGTTCTAGTCGAAATTTGTGACCATAAGTGCTTATGTTTATGCCGTTACTGTGCTTCTAATCACCTTTTTTAATGTGTCCTTTCCGTTGTGTCACACTAGATCGTACTTAGTTTGATCGCAGCCGCCACCGCTGCCCCTGGATTATTGGGTTTGGGCCATGGATCATATGCAGCACCAGCGCTGAGCTTAGGGAGCTTAGGTCATGGACCAGCTATAAGTTATGCCGCTCCCGCTGTTAGCATTGCTCAGTCCGCCCCATCCATTAGTTACGCAGCGCCATCCATCAGCCTTGCTGCAGCACCCGTAGTATCTGCACCTGCTGTAGTATCCGCACCTACTGTAGTATCCGCACCTGCTGTAGTTGCCGCACCGACCATCGTGAAAGCAGCCCCAGCCGCCACCAGCTACTCTACCTTCAGTCAAGTGAGTTCAGAGGCGAGAGAAAGAGGATCCTGTTATAATCCTGTAAATTCCATACTCCCCTCAGGTTATTCAGCATTCCGCTCCAGCTGTCGTTAAGGTCGCCGCCGCCGCACCAGTAGCCGTAGCAGCTCCCGCACCAGTTGCCGTAGCGGCTCCAGCACCAGTTGCCATAGCAGCTCCAGCGCCAGTTGCAGTAGCAGCTCCCGCTATTTCTTATGCCGCACCCGCTCCAGCTATTTCATTGGCCGCTGCTGCGCCAGCCATCTCGTACGCCGCAGCTGCTCCATCTATTTCATTGGCCGCAGCCGCCCCATCCATCTCGTATGCTGCCGCACCGGCCATCTCATACGCCGCACCCGCTCCATCCATTTCATTAGCCGCAGCCGCCCCAGCCATCTCGTATGCCGCACCGGCACCAGCTATTTCGTACGCCGCAGCCGCCCCAGCCATTTCTTATGCCGCAACTGCTCCAGCCATCTCGTACTCTGCACCCGCCATTAAATTAGCCGCCCCCTCGATCTCCTACGCTGCAGCTGCCCCATCCATCGTGAAGTATGCTGCTCCAGCCATCAGCTACGGAGGCGGTCTCAGTTTAGGTCACGGCTACCATTAAATGAGTTACAAACGATGTGCAGCCAAAACGAAAAGGATACTATAGCAAGAACCCGAAGCCGAGACCACATCACGATCACGTGGTGTAGTGGAAAAGAAGGATAAATGCAAAACGCattgatatttaataaaaaattaatctaaCAGCCACATAAGTTGCATGATCGCGTGCTCCAAATGGCGTAACTGAGGAATGTGGTGCAAAATAACAAGGAATTTGTCTATCAAAGGGTTAATGAcaacattatatatatacatatacatataatacatatataaatgcaagcataaatgtattgtatttattacaaggctttgtatatacttttaataaaaacaatatgaaatgaaatttttcgttaaaaaatataatttttgtgatttttataaacaaatacaatcaaataattaaaatacaccaaaaattttagtaaaactcATAGCATCCGTTTGAAACCCAAAGAATTTTAGAACTTCGGTAAAAACAGAATGTCGACGATTATGAACAAAGTGCTGACGACGATGAAGCAGCAGTTGTTGATCATCTTAGCCAGCTCGCGCCAAGGATGTGTCTGAATGCTCACATATTGATCGCACTAAATTGACGGaggaaaataaatgattttagcttacaaaaatgttaaacaaatacAAACGAAGATTGGTAAAATGAAGTTAGAAACCTACATCGGCCAAGCGCATACAAAGCAACAAGCGCAGAGCCGACACATTTAGCAAAGACATCAACCAATCGAACGGTTTCGGCTTGGGAGGATAGAGCTCCAGCCAGATCAGAGCCACGTGCAATAGATAGCAGAAGGCCGCGGTGCGCATAACATGACGATAAGCTttcactaaaataaaaatagagcaGATAGTTCCAAAATTTTGCACGTAGGTGCCAACTACTCACATATGTTCGGTATATAGGCGGTGGGTGCATGCTTTGTGACGAACATCAAACCCATGGAGATGACGAAGAACACCACCAATATGAGACCACCGCGTCGATAGCCGCGAAGCAAGAAAGACAAAACCAGCAACGTCTCACAGGCTGCAAAGAAAAACCATAGCGACATTGTGAAACACTTGATTTGCGCCATATCCGGCGACATAGCTACCCAAAATTGGCATCGTGTAAACGTTCCGGTAAAACGCGCCATTCCTTTCGATCGTGAAATCCAACGATATGTCGCCGTTCATGGATTGGGCAATGGCTTGGGTATCATAACGGCTCGTATTGCTCGCTGCACTGACAATCTGCGATATACTTATTTGTCTGAAATGCCACTCGCTTAGCATGCTGAACGGTTCCACAGGCAATGGCATGCTATTGTCGTATTGCAGGGTGATCGGCTCACGTGTGCGCGGCGAAAATGACTCTATGCCCAATATTAGACCACAATTGAGGCGTTCATGCGGCCAGTTTTGTTTCGTATCCACGCACCAAGTCACGAATTCGGCGTTCGTGTTGATCATGGTCACGTTGCCGTTGGCATAGAGCATAAAACCGATATCGGGTTCACGTTGTGTGGTGCTGCCGTGGGCGGCGCTGCGGAGCCGAAAAACATATCAAAACTGTTATATTGTTAGTGAACAGCGCCAACTTACTTGAGCACTATTAAATCTGGTAGCCAAAGAATTTTCGGTACTTCTTTGTAGCCGAAACTTACGCCGGCAATACCAAATGCATCCGCATCCCAGGCAAGTCTGGGATCTTGCCAATACTAATCAGGAGCgcgagataaaaaaaaacaatggatGAATGGAGGAAGAGAAGGCATGAGTAAGGTCTCATTAGTACACATATTCTAAGTTACAATTAAACCGGTGAGGCGGTAAAGCTTCAACTAAACTCTCAGCTCAGATCTAGAACTAGAGCTTTAATCgctaatttcataattttccttATACAGCTATACTTCCCGTTATGATTTCAATGTCAACGCTACTCACCAACGATAAATGCAAGCGTGTGTGTAGAATGGACTTTTCATGATTATAAACGACCGATTTCAGTTGGAATGCGAAGTTGACCGACTGCAGATCCATGGGCACCGACTCGTTCGCGAAATTCTTAGTCAAATTCGCTAGCAGGGAGTGAAAAAGGTCGGTCTCATGTGCTTCCTCCTCCATTTCTTCAGCTGCGAAATACAACATTTTCTCGAGATAAACaaatacacttacacacacacacacacattgttTAAAAACGCATACGCTTACCGAAGCCATCGAATTGACAGTCGTAGTACCATTTCGCCGGCGTCGAGCCAAAACTACTGAAGCTCAGATAATTGATTTCGAGCGGCGCGGGATCCGTGTAATTCAAAAGCGGTGCCTGCTTCAAACCCGGAATGTAAACGGAAAGTGTGCCATCTGCGGTAGAAAgaaaacacacactcacacataagTGGATTTGCGGAAATCTGTTTGCGGACAGCGAGACATGTGCACACGAGATATTTTCAGCCTAACTTAACCACGCTCGGCTTATCAGCTGCTTACTCACActtctttatatgtatacatgccgacactttttccttttttttacacatatttacaaagtATGTTGGCACAATGCCACTCCCACACAtctaaatatacacatttatacatacatatatacatatatataaggtatatatgcatttacatacatacatacatacatatatgcatgaacGTACCCTTCGTTTGTATGATTTCGATGGGCGTCGGATCGTACATCGTCAAAATGTTTGGCATCGTACTTGTGGAGACGCGCATCGAGGCCATGCGACTACGTATCGAGGAGAAGGAATTCTGGCCGGCGCCAATcactgataaaataaaatagaaatgcaCAAAGAAATTCCATTCAGTATTTTGCATTATTCATTTCAaccacatgcacacacacatacaatgtaagcgtgtgtatgtattttgttgtCCATTACGCACCCACTTCATAGACTCGGTCCCTGGAGAGCGGCCTGTCGTTGGTCGACAACAGGATGTGTGCATCCATCGGCGCGAGCAcgtaaaatttcaaatgcaacCGTTCATTGGCGTTCACTTTGTTGTTGGCCAATTTGTGTATGTGAAAGAATTGCGTGTAGGCATATCCGGTGTTGGCTATACGAAACTCCTTGCACGTATCCATTTGCGCCAAGGACACGTTGTATTTGTTGGCGGCGCTGAGTTGCAGGAAGAGCAACGTTATAATGCATACTGCCAGACTAAAGTTATTACATAAGCGATACAAATGCATTGCAACTATTGCAAATGATATGCCGTTATAagattatttttacttttcaaattgtTTCAACGTTTCACAGCGAATGCTCCAGAGCAACTACTTCGGGATATAACGTTAAGCAGTTAAAGAGCTGCAGCATCGCCGCTGAGTTATGATAAACCTTAAGGCTGAGAGCAAGTGTGTGGGAAGTTATCAGCAAAACATTCTTGAGTATGCTGAGGAACTGTAAAAACACACAGTGTTTGCTGAATATATGAAACTTTGCCGATGTTTTTTGCATGTCTGGTTAGCAGTCACTtatcagt
It includes:
- the LOC126755975 gene encoding uncharacterized protein LOC126755975; protein product: MHLYRLCNNFSLAVCIITLLFLQLSAANKYNVSLAQMDTCKEFRIANTGYAYTQFFHIHKLANNKVNANERLHLKFYVLAPMDAHILLSTNDRPLSRDRVYEVVIGAGQNSFSSIRSRMASMRVSTSTMPNILTMYDPTPIEIIQTKDGTLSVYIPGLKQAPLLNYTDPAPLEINYLSFSSFGSTPAKWYYDCQFDGFAEEMEEEAHETDLFHSLLANLTKNFANESVPMDLQSVNFAFQLKSVVYNHEKSILHTRLHLSLYWQDPRLAWDADAFGIAGVSFGYKEVPKILWLPDLIVLNAAHGSTTQREPDIGFMLYANGNVTMINTNAEFVTWCVDTKQNWPHERLNCGLILGIESFSPRTREPITLQYDNSMPLPVEPFSMLSEWHFRQISISQIVSAASNTSRYDTQAIAQSMNGDISLDFTIERNGAFYRNVYTMPILACETLLVLSFLLRGYRRGGLILVVFFVISMGLMFVTKHAPTAYIPNILKAYRHVMRTAAFCYLLHVALIWLELYPPKPKPFDWLMSLLNVSALRLLLCMRLADCDQYVSIQTHPWRELAKMINNCCFIVVSTLFIIVDILFLPKF
- the LOC126755176 gene encoding cuticle protein 16.5-like — translated: MKYLIVLSLIAAATAAPGLLGLGHGSYAAPALSLGSLGHGPAISYAAPAVSIAQSAPSISYAAPSISLAAAPVVSAPAVVSAPTVVSAPAVVAAPTIVKAAPAATSYSTFSQVIQHSAPAVVKVAAAAPVAVAAPAISYAAPAPAISYAAAAPAISYAATAPAISYSAPAIKLAAPSISYAAAAPSIVKYAAPAISYGGGLSLGHGYH